TGCCAATGCCTGCCCCATGATGGTCGCCGTGTATTCATCGCGGGGCTGCGCAGCCCGGTATCGGTAGGCTCTGCCATCTTTCTCGCGCACCAGCATTCCCTTGCGGTGCAAGTTATCCATCACCGTCATCACTGTGGTGTAGGCAAGGGGGCGATCACCGTGTAGCTCTTCGAGCACGTCCCGGACGGCAACCGGGCGGTTTAAAGACCACAACCGTTCCATCACAACCGCTTCCAACTCTCCGAGCCGTTGCACTGCCCACCTCTTTCACCGTTGTCCCAGCCCGTGTACGAGCATTTCCTACGTTCTATAGTAGATGATCAGGAGATACACCGCTCCAGCGCAGGAGACTACCAGGACCGATTTGCGGGTCCTTGCAGCTCAACTGGTGCCGCACAACGCCAGGCTGTTGACTCCCCAAAAGCATGGCAGCGGCGTGCAGCTATTTATCGACGTTCCGGAGCCGCAGTGAGTTCAGAACCACCAGCACGGAGCTGGCAGCCATGGCCCCGCCGGCGATAATCGGACTAAGCAGGCCAAGCGCCGCAATCGAAATTCCCAGAGTGTTGTAGGCAAAGGGCCCAGAACACGTGCATCGTGATCGTGCTGAGCGTCCTGCAAGATAGCTCAATGGCTTGAGCCACTTGGGCCAGATCGTTGCCCATTACTGTGAGGTCAGCGGCCTCGATCGCCACGTCGGTTCCCGAGCCCATCGCGATTCCCGGATCTTCCTGAGCGAGGGCTGCAGCGTCGTTCACGCCGTCGCCAGCCATGGCACCCGTGAGACCCTGTGCCTGCAGGCCCTTGACGGCGTCGACCTTTCCTTCCACGCGGCCGCCTGGACGTATTCAGAACGTTTTCTACTATGCAGTATAGTAGGTGGGTCTGTACGAGTCCCCACAGTTTCGAAAGTAAGTTATGCCTTCACTTCCAACGCCCCGGCGGCGCGCAGCAAAGTCACTCTCCCTCATGCTCGGCGCAACAGTGCTCCTGTCCGCTTGTTCTGGCTCCTCCGCCGGCGAGAATGACCCCGCCGAAAGTCACTCCGACTCCGCGACGGGCGGTTATCCGACCGGCCATATTCACGGCATGACCGTAGCCCCGGAAACCGAGGACGTGCTTCTGGCCACGCACGATGGCCTATTCAACGTATCGAACCATCCTGTGACGAAGATTGGGCCGCCGATCGACCTGATGGGATTCACGGCCAGAGGATCGGGAGAGTTTTATGCCTCCGGCCACCCCGGTCTGGGAAACGATATGCCGAACCCGGTCGGGTTGATCGAATCAACCGACGGCGGGCAGACCTGGAAGATCCTCTCCAGGGAAGGTGAGTCGGACTTCCACACGCTCACGACCTCAGATGGAAACGTGGTCGCCTTCGACGGGACAGTGAGAACCAGTGAAGACGGCCAAACCTGGGAGTCATCCCCCACAAATATCCAGCCCTTCGACCTGGCCGGCAGCCCCCGCTCGGACGTTGTTCTGGCAACGACTGAGGAGGGGCTGCAGCGCTCCACCGATTCGGGATCAAGTTGGGCCAGCGTGCCGGGGGCTCCGGTCTTAATGTTCACCACGTTCGCTGGTGCCGAAATAGCCGTTGGTATTACCCCCGGCGGTCAGGTGCATGTAAGCAACGACGCGGGGCTCAGCTGGGCCAACACCGGTTCGATCCAGGGTCAACCGGCCGCGATCGCCGCCACGGCAAGCACAGACGAGGATCTGAAGGTGTGGGTGGCGTCTGCAGAGAACGTCCAGGTCTCTGAGGACGGCGGGAAGACTTTCGCCGCAATGGTGGCGGGCAAATGAAAACTGCAGCAGCCGTTCTCACCGAGACCCAGACCTATATTCCTTCCCCGACTGTGAGTGCTTTCGATCTGGGTCCGGTCACGATCCACTTCTATGCACTCTCCATTCTCGCCGGTATCGTCGTGGCCGCGTATCTTACCGAGCGCAGGTTCGTAGCCAGGGGAGCCGAACGTGGGACAGCGTTCGACATCGTGGTGTGGGCTGTGCCCTTTGGGGTTGTGGGCGGGCGGATCTATCACGTCATCACTGACCCACAGCTCTACTTTGCCCCCGGGAGGAACCCGTGGGATGCGTTGAAGATTTGGGAGGGCGGCCTCGGTATTTGGGGCGCCGTTGCTCTAGGAGCACTGGGGGCGTGGATAGGATGCCGTCGGCACAACGTGTCATTTCTCGCCTTCGCCGATTCAGCAGCCCCCGGCGTACTGTTTGCTCAGGCACTGGGGCGTTGGGGGAACTGGTTTAACAACGAGCTCTACGGTGAATCAACGACCGTTCCATGGAAATTGGAGATCCACGAGATGTCCGCCGGCCGCGCCGTCTTGGACGCCGCCGGAAACCCCGTCGTACTGGGTTACTTCCACCCCACCTTCCTCTACGAGTCGCTGTGGGCTCTGGCCGCGGGCCTCATTTTGCTGCTGGTTGATCGAAAGCG
This region of Arthrobacter roseus genomic DNA includes:
- a CDS encoding F510_1955 family glycosylhydrolase codes for the protein MPSLPTPRRRAAKSLSLMLGATVLLSACSGSSAGENDPAESHSDSATGGYPTGHIHGMTVAPETEDVLLATHDGLFNVSNHPVTKIGPPIDLMGFTARGSGEFYASGHPGLGNDMPNPVGLIESTDGGQTWKILSREGESDFHTLTTSDGNVVAFDGTVRTSEDGQTWESSPTNIQPFDLAGSPRSDVVLATTEEGLQRSTDSGSSWASVPGAPVLMFTTFAGAEIAVGITPGGQVHVSNDAGLSWANTGSIQGQPAAIAATASTDEDLKVWVASAENVQVSEDGGKTFAAMVAGK
- a CDS encoding BlaI/MecI/CopY family transcriptional regulator, with product MQRLGELEAVVMERLWSLNRPVAVRDVLEELHGDRPLAYTTVMTVMDNLHRKGMLVREKDGRAYRYRAAQPRDEYTATIMGQALASSTNPSAALLHFLETIPSDNIALLREALGEHDPHDDERRS
- the lgt gene encoding prolipoprotein diacylglyceryl transferase, translating into MKTAAAVLTETQTYIPSPTVSAFDLGPVTIHFYALSILAGIVVAAYLTERRFVARGAERGTAFDIVVWAVPFGVVGGRIYHVITDPQLYFAPGRNPWDALKIWEGGLGIWGAVALGALGAWIGCRRHNVSFLAFADSAAPGVLFAQALGRWGNWFNNELYGESTTVPWKLEIHEMSAGRAVLDAAGNPVVLGYFHPTFLYESLWALAAGLILLLVDRKRNIGAGGISALYIVLYTAGRFFIELMRSDTANLILGLRVNTWVSGLLFVIALLVFIQRKNYGRSRAHPNEGQIEPADGSPAESR